In Rhizobium lusitanum, a genomic segment contains:
- a CDS encoding GSCFA domain-containing protein: protein MIPFDVAYTSITGNKRRMMEARGKGTSGAERIRLHYPDIVSAPKFKLSKDDTFFTIGSCFARNVEIALADLGVKNITADCAIPGEFYELTGLGARNGALNAYTPSSMRDLIRLHDMVSPETIGLVQTADDEYVDMLVSGIKPTSGADTKSIRDKILNVYGRLPDASVVVITLGHTEAWFDARDNVYVNRSPSTRKLQAHGDRFKFDPISPVSAISTVDEIVNDVRRLTDGRAKVILTVSPVPLGGTWTQRDVVSANLTSKSMLIGAAVATAEKYDFVDYYPSYELVIYGDPASTWQDDGVHIKPERVSKVIKQFAETYFA from the coding sequence ATGATACCTTTTGATGTCGCCTATACATCCATCACCGGCAACAAGCGTAGGATGATGGAGGCCCGAGGCAAGGGAACGTCCGGTGCCGAACGCATTCGATTGCATTACCCAGACATCGTATCCGCGCCCAAATTCAAACTCTCGAAGGACGATACCTTCTTTACCATCGGCTCTTGTTTTGCCCGCAATGTCGAAATAGCGCTGGCGGATCTCGGTGTCAAAAACATCACAGCCGATTGTGCCATTCCAGGCGAGTTTTATGAGCTCACTGGCCTCGGCGCGCGAAACGGCGCGCTTAATGCTTATACCCCCTCTTCTATGCGCGACCTCATCCGACTGCACGACATGGTATCTCCCGAAACGATCGGCCTCGTGCAGACCGCTGACGATGAATATGTCGATATGCTGGTTTCTGGCATCAAGCCGACGTCCGGCGCGGATACCAAATCGATCAGGGACAAGATACTGAACGTTTACGGGCGCCTACCCGACGCTTCCGTTGTCGTGATCACGCTCGGCCATACTGAAGCCTGGTTCGATGCCCGCGATAACGTCTATGTGAACCGCTCGCCAAGCACCCGCAAGCTTCAGGCGCACGGAGATCGGTTCAAGTTCGACCCAATCTCACCTGTTTCCGCGATTTCGACTGTCGATGAGATCGTGAATGATGTCAGGAGACTCACTGACGGTCGTGCGAAGGTGATTTTGACCGTGTCTCCCGTTCCGCTGGGCGGCACCTGGACGCAAAGAGACGTTGTTTCTGCCAACCTGACGTCTAAATCCATGCTGATCGGCGCGGCCGTCGCCACAGCAGAGAAATATGACTTTGTCGATTACTACCCGAGCTATGAGCTGGTGATTTATGGCGATCCCGCTTCGACCTGGCAGGACGACGGCGTCCACATTAAGCCGGAGCGGGTCTCCAAGGTTATAAAGCAGTTTGCCGAGACCTATTTCGCTTGA
- a CDS encoding SulP family inorganic anion transporter, translated as MTSSSTLSRDFASSLVVFLVAIPLCLGIAVASGVPVAMGLISGIVGGIVVGFLAGSPLQVSGPAAGLAVIVFSFVEQYGIAMLGPVLVVAGLLQVLAGFLRFGSWFRAISPAVVHGMLAGIGILIILGQVHVLMGAQPAAGGIENVTAMERTIGRLWGTGLTKEAAALLVGLISLLAMIGWEKFRPKSLMLVPGALVGVAAGTVLTVALQLPIARVDVPASLIESISLPTMDGFRQMVQPGIIVTTLVIAVIASAETLLSAAAVDRMHDGVRTRFNKELFAQGIGNALCGFLGALPITGVIVRSSANIQAGARTRASAVLHGVWILGLVALLPQLLGLVPLTALAAVLLVTGWRLISLHHVRHLFDHHGWVPVGIWAATVAMVVVQDLLVGVALGLALSILEVFPHLRRKLAIDRSEDADVVHVALAGVATCKDVPVLLNMLETLPASRKVRIAGGGLHYLDHTCAETLREWLKREKKMGRIVEIQHPPAGRHPRLIPIFERLSAEVA; from the coding sequence ATGACCAGCAGCTCCACACTTTCCCGCGACTTTGCTTCCTCCCTGGTCGTTTTCCTCGTCGCCATCCCTCTTTGCCTCGGTATTGCCGTCGCCTCGGGCGTGCCTGTGGCCATGGGCCTGATTTCCGGCATCGTCGGCGGCATTGTGGTCGGCTTCCTGGCTGGGTCGCCGCTGCAGGTCTCAGGTCCGGCCGCCGGTCTTGCTGTGATCGTCTTCAGCTTTGTCGAGCAATATGGGATCGCCATGCTTGGACCGGTGCTGGTCGTCGCCGGGCTTCTGCAAGTTCTTGCCGGTTTCCTCCGGTTCGGCTCCTGGTTTCGGGCAATTTCGCCCGCTGTCGTCCACGGTATGCTCGCCGGCATCGGCATCCTCATCATTCTCGGGCAGGTGCACGTCTTGATGGGTGCCCAGCCGGCGGCTGGCGGCATCGAGAATGTTACTGCCATGGAGAGAACGATCGGGCGTCTCTGGGGGACCGGGTTGACGAAGGAGGCCGCCGCCTTGCTGGTCGGTCTGATTTCCCTGCTCGCCATGATCGGCTGGGAAAAATTCCGGCCAAAATCGCTGATGTTGGTGCCCGGTGCGCTTGTCGGCGTCGCGGCGGGAACGGTGCTGACCGTCGCCCTGCAATTGCCGATCGCCAGGGTCGATGTGCCTGCCTCACTGATCGAGAGTATCTCGCTGCCGACGATGGACGGCTTCCGGCAAATGGTGCAGCCGGGCATTATCGTCACGACCTTGGTGATTGCGGTTATAGCCAGTGCCGAGACATTGTTGTCGGCCGCTGCCGTCGACCGCATGCATGATGGCGTCAGGACGCGCTTCAACAAGGAGCTTTTCGCGCAAGGCATCGGCAATGCGCTGTGCGGTTTTCTAGGCGCCTTGCCGATCACCGGTGTCATCGTCCGCTCTTCGGCCAATATCCAGGCCGGTGCGCGGACACGGGCCTCGGCAGTCCTGCATGGCGTCTGGATTCTGGGGCTCGTGGCGCTGCTGCCGCAATTGCTCGGCCTCGTGCCGCTGACGGCGCTCGCGGCCGTGCTGCTTGTCACCGGATGGCGGCTGATCAGCCTTCATCATGTGCGCCATCTGTTCGATCATCATGGCTGGGTGCCGGTCGGGATCTGGGCGGCGACGGTCGCCATGGTCGTGGTGCAGGATCTGCTTGTCGGCGTTGCGCTTGGCCTAGCGCTGTCGATCCTGGAAGTCTTCCCGCATCTGCGACGCAAACTCGCCATTGACCGGTCAGAGGATGCGGATGTGGTTCATGTTGCTCTCGCCGGCGTGGCGACCTGCAAGGATGTGCCGGTCCTTCTCAATATGCTGGAGACGCTTCCCGCGAGCCGCAAAGTGCGGATTGCCGGTGGGGGCCTGCACTATCTTGACCACACCTGCGCGGAAACACTGCGCGAATGGTTGAAGCGGGAGAAGAAGATGGGCCGTATTGTCGAGATCCAGCATCCTCCCGCCGGCCGTCATCCTCGGCTGATACCGATTTTCGAGCGGTTGTCGGCGGAAGTTGCATGA